A stretch of the Ornithodoros turicata isolate Travis chromosome 4, ASM3712646v1, whole genome shotgun sequence genome encodes the following:
- the LOC135391342 gene encoding recQ-like DNA helicase Blm: MAAKKTITNYVERLKQFEELCEKAAKTATSQLPIAGKDFVFFTQDALAKQKQLWIPSKSTSKETHPNDPSASDTHRDLRRGVSNTVSPSKTNLNFTNNFRGLQNNPHVSQGVKEGASNTFKKLPLSVSSSVAPARASFNSNTNCKEPKNKALEACGASLAAKNVVGGITNGKKPEAALVRATTSKNAASATVVVPESQFPSSPEFEWSDDDGDEYIDIPTPSPPNLIVDSDDEFVSGQPELVKLQQDSTLHSSKFTSINEDCLNPSDIAQIENSQWLSKSLVASDNLDLALKELQGMNHSLAAHVCNLIYKIRNVPSTVIKLLELRLKVVEQLRRIATLQNCSRKGNGPSIDVEAISSNSPRNVTPPSTSRASTSNMLSLSAKIKQVASSEKRISAFFAPKKSSEADSAYFNPPSTSTQARPGTSLPVPDSEMICDSETQQCTVNLPSHDSAGTSGKFFGPHQDDGASAQLKGFNFPHSQEMRNKFASVFGLKQFRHNQLEAINAALLGEDCFVLMPTGGGKSLCYQLPSVVGRGVTVVISPLKSLIQDQVQKMAALDVPAAHLSGESDSSGVYQDLYRANPETKLLYVTPEKVGASGRLLGALQTLHTRGLLARFIVDEAHCVSQWGHDFRPDYKRLSVLREKFKGVPLMALTATATPRVRTDILHQLGMPRPRWFLQSFNRPNLRYEVRPKSGRSVLKTIVELLKGQFARQSGIIYCFSRKECDQMASDLSGEGVPTLSYHAGLDDAKRNQVQRLWIDDKVRVVCATIAFGMGIDKPDVRFVLHHSLPKSVEGYYQESGRAGRDGRTAVCILFYNYGDMHRIRRMVEQDVSNPAARQTHLTNLWHVVNFCENRTDCRRAQVLHYFGENFDREFCRRNPRASCDNCSSRGRWVVRDVTDDARELVRCVQGFNGTNVTLNHIIDIFRGAGIKKIIDGGHNKLPLYGKGKGYRRMDAERLARKLVLDGFLKEVSTINHLDMAISHVKVGNRASELVQGSAKISLAVEKESKTSENPVSLQEPAADAEMDKLTECCHSELVEMVKSLAREKNTFYGNLVHMEALRGLAKALPTTAEAMLQVPHVTQAVVDKYGAQLLDIIERHAAEKIVLEAEREAQASSSNSNEIVPQPPSAFMERTSGRGKRPSGGGGGGAGNPAKRMKKFYRKKGARKNYASSFKAKQTTKQAKRETSSVAKGLGTLPMPKPSHSAASRSFLPPPRIFEV; encoded by the exons ATGGCAGCGAAGAAAACGATTACAAATTATGTGGAACGATTGAAACAGTTTGAAGAATTGTGCGAAAAAGCAGCGAAAACGGCGACGTCTCAACTGCCCATTGCAGGAAAAGATTTCGTATTTTTCACTCAGGATGCCTTGGCAAAGCAAAAGCAGCTGTGGATACCATCGAAGAGTACGAGCAAAGAAACCCATCCCAATGATCCGTCTGCCTCCGACACGCATAGAGATTTACGTAGAGGTGTTTCTAACACTGTTTCGCCATCGAAGACTAATCTTAATTTTACCAATAACTTTAGGGGCCTTCAAAACAATCCTCATGTCTCTCAGGGAGTTAAAGAAGGTGCTTCCAACACGTTTAAAAAGTTACCTCTCAGCGTTTCTAGTTCAGTTGCACCTGCTCGAGCCAGTTTTAACTCGAACACCAATTGTAAGGAACCGAAGAACAAAGCTTTAGAAGCATGCGGAGCTAGCTTGGCTGCGAAAAATGTCGTTGGAGGCATAACAAATGGAAAAAAGCCAGAAGCCGCACTTGTAAGAGCTACTACATCGAAAAATGCGGCTTCTGCGACTGTGGTGGTTCCGGAGAGTCAGTTTCCCAGCAGCCCTGAATTTGAATGGTCCGATGACGATGGTGATGAATACATCGACATCCCAACACCATCGCCTCCGAACTTGATTGTTGACAGCGATGACGAATTTGTCAGTGGTCAACCTGAACTGGTTAAGCTGCAACAGGACTCAACTCTACATAGCAGCAAGTTCACAAGCATTAACGAAGATTGCCTGAACCCTTCAGATATTGCACAAATAGAAAACAGCCaatggctttcaaagagccTAGTTGCATCGGACAACTTAGATTTAGCATTGAAGGAACTGCAAGGTATGAACCATAGTCTTGCGGCCCATGTTTGTAACCTTATCTACAAGATCAGGAACGTTCCCTCAACAGTGATTAAATTGTTAGAACTCCGTCTCAAAGTGGTTGAACAGCTGAGAAGAATAGCTACCCTACAAAACTGTAGTCGGAAAGGGAATGGTCCATCCATTGACGTAGAAGCAATTTCGTCGAACAGCCCAAGAAATGTCACACCGCCCAGCACAAGCAGGGCTAGCACAAGCAATATGTTATCGCTGTCTGCCAAAATAAAGCAAGTTGCATCATCCGAGAAGCGTATCAGTGCTTTCTTTGCACCAAAGAAAAGCTCTGAAGCCGACTCTGCCTATTTCAATCCACCATCGACATCCACGCAAGCTCGACCCGGGACGTCCTTACCTGTGCCAGACAGTGAAATGATCTGCGACAGTGAAACCCAGCAGTGCACAGTGAACTTACCCTCTCATGATTCTGCTGGGACGTCGGGAAAATTTTTCGGTCCGCATCAGGACGACGGAGCTTCGGCACAACTCAAGGGATTTAACTTTCCCCACTCGCAGGAGATGCGTAATAAATTTGCATCAGTTTTTGGTCTGAAACAGTTTCGGCATAATCAGCTGGAAGCCATCAATGCGGCCCTCTTGGGTGAGGACTGCTTTGTGCTCATGCCAACGGGTGGAGGGAAGAGCCTGTGCTATCAGTTACCATCCGTCGTGGGACGGGGAGTTACTGTTGTCATTTCTCCACTCAAGTCTCTCATTCAAGATCAG GTTCAGAAGATGGCAGCACTAGATGTTCCAGCTGCCCACCTCTCGGGGGAATCTGACAGCAGCGGCGTCTACCAGGACTTGTACCGCGCAAACCCTGAGACGAAACTCTTGTACGTTACTCCGGAGAAGGTTGGCGCCAGCGGACGTCTGCTAGGAGCACTGCAGACCCTGCATACGAGAGGACTCCTTGCACGCTTCATTGTGGACGAGGCGCACTGCGTTAGCCAGTGGGGACATGATTTCCGGCCAGATTACAAGCGCCTGAGTGTTCTACGTGAGAAGTTTAAGGGAGTTCCTCTCATGGCACTGACAGCCACTGCAACTCCTAGGGTGCGTACGGACATTTTGCATCAGTTGGGAATGCCACGTCCACGGTGGTTCTTGCAAAGCTTCAACCGGCCTAACCTGCGTTACGAG GTGAGGCCCAAGAGCGGCCGCTCTGTGCTCAAGACCATTGTGGAACTGCTCAAGGGGCAGTTTGCACGGCAAAGTGGGATCATCTACTGCTTTTCGCGGAAGGAGTGTGATCAGATGGCTTCGGACCTGAGCGGGGAAGGAGTGCCGACCCTGTCGTACCATGCGGGCTTGGATGATGCAAAGCGAAATCAGGTGCAGCGCCTGTGGATTGATGACAAG GTACGAGTTGTATGTGCCACCATAGCATTTGGCATGGGGATTGACAAGCCGGATGTACGCTTTGTTCTGCATCATTCATTACCTAAATCTGTGGAGGGTTACTACCAGGAGTCAGGTCGTGCTGGCCGTGACGGGCGCACCGCTGTCTGCATACTTTTCTACAA CTACGGGGACATGCACCGCATACGACGCATGGTGGAACAGGACGTCTCTAACCCAGCTGCTCGACAGACTCACCTCACCAATCTCTGGCATGTGGTCAACTTCTGTGAGAACCGCACAGACTGTCGTCGTGCGCAG GTTCTGCACTACTTTGGAGAGAACTTCGATCGTGAGTTTTGTCGGCGCAACCCACGGGCTTCCTGCGACAACTGTTCCTCACGTGGACGCTGGGTGGTGCGCGATGTGACGGATGATgcacgggagctggtgcgaTGTGTACAGGGCTTCAACGGCACCAACGTTACGCTGAATCACATCATCGATATCTTCCGTGGCGCTGGCATAAAGAAAATAATCGACGGAGGCCACAACAAGCTACCACTTTACGGCAAAGGCAAGGGTTACCGCCGAATGGACGCAGAACGTCTGGCGCGAAAGCTGGTGCTGGATGGATTCCTGAAAGAAGTTAGCACCATCAACCACCTCGACATGGCTATATCGCACGTGAAGGTGGGAAACCGTGCTTCTGAGCTGGTACAAGGGAGCGCCAAGATTTCGTTGGCAGTCGAAAAGGAGTCCAAGACTTCAGAAAACCCTGTGTCGTTGCAGGAGCCTGCTGCAGACGCAGAAATGGACAAATTAACCGAATGCTGTCACAGTGAACTTGTGGAAATGGTCAAGTCACTGGCACGAGAGAAAAACACATTTTACGGTAACCTCGTCCACATGGAGGCATTGCGAGGGCTCGCAAAGGCATTACCAACTACTGCGGAAGCAATGCTGCAAGTTCCACATGTTACGCAGGCCGTCGTGGACAAGTACGGCGCACAGCTTCTGGATATCATAGAGCGGCACGCGGCAGAAAAGATTGTCCTGGAGGCTGAACGAGAAGCTCAAGCCTCTTCGTCAAATTCCAACGAAATTGTACCGCAGCCACCTTCAGCCTTCATGGAGCGAACTTCAGGGAGAGGAAAACGTCCatcgggaggaggaggaggaggggcgGGAAATCCAGCAAAACGTATGAAAAAGTTCTACAGGAAGAAAGGAGCTCGGAAGAATTACGCATCATCATTCAAGGCAAAGCAAACAACGAAGCAGGCAAAGCGTGAGACATCATCTGTAGCCAAGGGTCTTGGAACACTGCCCATGCCCAAGCCAAGCCATAGTGCAGCATCACGTTCTTTTCTACCACCACCTAGGATATTCGAGGTGTGA